TACGAGGTGACGCGTGAGCAGCAGGACCATGTCGCTGCCCTCTCGCACCAGCGCGCGGCAGCGGCACGGGATGCCGGCGTCTTCGACGCGGAGATCGTGCCCGTGGAGGTCCCGCAGCGCCGCGGAGCGGCGGTCACCGTGACGAGCGACGAGGGCATCCGTGCAGACACGACCGAACTGACCCTGGCCGGGCTTCGCCCCGCGTTCTCCGCCGACGGCTCCATCACCGCCGGCAACGCCTCGCAGATCTCCGACGGTGCTGCTGCCGTCGTCCTGACGACGCGCGCGCACGCAGATGAGAACGGGTGGCCGGTGCTGGCCGTCGTCGGAGCCGCGGGTCAGGTCGCGGGCCCGGACAACTCCCTGCACGCGCAGCCGGCGCGAGCGATCGCTCAGGCTCTGCAGCGGCAGCACCTTGCGGCATCCGATCTCGATCTCGTCGAGATCAACGAAGCGTTCGGGGCGGTCGTCGCACACTCGCAGCGCGAGCTGGGAATCGGCGAGGACGTCGTGAATGTGCACGGGGGAGGCATCGCCCTGGGTCATCCGATCGGAGCGTCCGGCGCACGTCTGGTCGTGCACGCCGTGCACGAGCTCGTTCGCCGAGGCTCGGGAACCGCGGCCGTCGGTCTCTGCGGCGGCGGTGGTCAAGGGGAGGCGCTGATCCTGACGCGCTGAGCCGCGCCGATCGGGTAGCGCGCTGGGGTCAGCCCTCGCGCAGACCGAGCGCGGGCAGGAGCACGTCGTCGACGAGGGAGATGACGAAGTCGCGGTCGACGGGTCTGCCGAGCATGAGAGTGCGGTAGGCGGTCATCGACGGGATCACCTGCGAGAGCAGCGCGAGGTCGACGTCGCGGGCGACCTCGCCGCGATCGATGGCGCGTTGGATCAGCACACGCAGCGCGGCCGCCCTCGGCTCGACGATGGCGGCGCGCGCGGCATCCGCGAACTCGGGGGACTCCGACATCAGCGAGACCATTCCCGCCATGATGCGCAGTTTCCGCTCCCCGTCCTTCATGACGGGAGCCTTGATGTTCGCGACCAGGTCGCCGCGCAGCGATCCCGTGTCCGGAAGATCGGCGTGGGAAGAGCTCTTCATGCAGGCGACGGCGTCGATGACCAGCTCCGCCTTGGAGGGCCACCGTCGGTAGAGCGTGGCCTTGCCCGCACGCGCACGTGCGGCGACCATATCGACGGTCATGCGCTCGTACCCCTTCTCGGCGAGGATGTCGAGAGCAGCGGCGAGGATCTCGGGGTCGCGGGAGTGATCGCGCTTGCGACCCAGCTTGGGGGTGGGATCGACGTCCTCATCGGCGAGGGTGGTATCCGTCATGGGAAACAGTCTAGTTCAGGAACCGGCATGTTCAGGAACTGGTTGGTTTCGGAACTCGCAAGTGTCGTATAAAGTCTCCCGCATGACCTCACCCTCACCCGAAGCCGCTGCGGCGGCGCCCTCCGGCCGGCGCTGGCTGACACTCGGTGTCGTCGCGCTGGCACAGCTGATGGTCGTCCTGGACGCGACCGTCGTGAACATCGCGCTGCCGGCGGCGCAGGCCGATCTGCAGTTCTCGGTCGGCGACCGGCAGTGGATCATCACCGCGTACTCGTTGGCCTTCGGCTCACTCCTGCTGCTCGGCGGCCGTCTGTCGGATCTCATCGGACGCAAGCGCGCCTTCATCATCGGACTCGTCGGGTTCGCGCTCGCATCGGCGCTCGGCGGGATGGCGGGGTCCTTCGGGCTGCTCGTCGTCGCTCGCGCACTGCAGGGCGCGTTCGGTGCACTGCTGGCTCCCACCGCACTCGCCGTGCTGACGACGACCTTCACCGACCCCAAGGAGCGGGGTCGTGCCTTCGGCGTCTTCGGCGCGATCGCGGGCGCCGGCGGCGCCATCGGCCTCCTGCTCGGCGGCATCCTGACCGAGGACCTCAGCTGGCGCTGGAACCTCTACATCAACGACGTCATCGCGGTCGTCGCCGTCATCGGGGCGATCTTCTTCGTGCACACGGTCGCCCGCACCGGTCCCCGTCCGAAGCTCGACGTGCCGGGCACGATCCTCGTCTCCGGAGCCCTGTTCTCTCTCGTGTTCGGCTTCTCACGGGCCGAGACCGACGGCTGGGGCGCGCCCATCACCTGGGGGACGCTCACTACCGCGGGCGTTCTGCTCATCGCCTTCGTGCTGTGGCAGCAGCGCGCCGAACATCCTCTGCTGCCGCTGCGGATCGTCCGCGATCGCAACCGGGCGTCGGCGTACAGCTCGATCCTCATCGCCGGTGCGGGGATGTTCGGGATCTTCCTGTTCGTCACCTACTACCTGCAGACCACGCTGGGGTACTCGCCGATCCAGACCGGTCTGTCGTTCCTGCCGATGATCGCCATGCTCGTGCTCAGCGCGCAGCTGTCGACCAACATCTTCCTGCCGCGCTTCGGCCCGAAGGTCATGGTGCCGATCGGTATGACACTCGCGGCCGTGGGCATGGTGCTGCTGACGCGGCTCGACGCGTCCAGCCAGTACCTCGTCGACCTCCTGCCTGCGCTGATGCTGCTCGGGCTCGGCATGGGGTCGATCATGCCCCCGTCGATCCAGACCGCGACGCTCGGTGTCGATCGCGAATTCGCCGGTGTCGCGTCGGCGATGGTCAACACCTCGCAGCAGGTCGGCGGCTCGATCGGCACGGCATTGCTGAACACCCTCGCAGCGACGGCGGCCGCCGACTTCGTCGCGGCGCACGCTCCGGCCACGCCGCAGGTTCTGGCCGATGCCGCTCTGCACAGCTACGCGACGGCGTACTGGTGGGGGGCCGGCGCATTCGCACTCGGCGCGGTGGTGGCCGCCCTCGGATTCCGGCGCAAAGCGTCCGTTCGCCGGGCCGCGGATGCCGCGACCACCTCGGTCGACACCGCGGGCGAGCCCGTGCTCGCCCACTGAGCGAGGTCCTCGCCGCGCGACCGCATCAGCCGGTCGGGCGGCGAGGCCGTGCGCGGTAGCCTCGGTGCATGGTGACGATCACTGCGCTGAGCGCGACCGACCGCGAGGAATGGGCTGACCTGTGGTCCGGCTACCTGACGTTCTACGAAAGCGATCTCGCCGAAGAGGTGACCGACGACGTCTACCGTCGTCTCGTCGCCGGGGTCGAGCTGCACGGGGCCATTGCGCGCGATGACGAGGGCCGCGCGGTCGGCATCGTCCACTGGCTGTTCCACCCGTCCACGTGGGCGACCGGTCCGTACTGCTATCTCGAGGATCTCTTCGTGTCACCGGACGCGCGCGGCGGCGGTATCGGCGGCGCACTCATCGCTCACGTGCGCGCGCAGGCCGACGCCGCCGGCGCGGTCAAGATCTACTGGCTGACGCAGAAGGACAATGCGACGGCGCGCGCTCTCTACGACCGGGTCGCAACCGACACCGGTTTCGTGCATTACGAGATCGGGCTCTGAACGCGCGTCTCAGCTCTCGATGCTCACCGTTGCAGGCGCTTCGCCAGCAGCTTCTCCTCGCTCCCGCGCACGGGGGAGTCGGTGGAGATGATCCGTCCGCGGGAGGCGCGATAGGTGTCCACGATCGTGCCGATGGACAGGGCCAGAGTGATTCCCCAGCTCAGCCACGCGAGCGCCTGACGCCACGTGAACGGCACGTCGCCACGGAGGCCGCGCAGCAGCGCGAGGCCGCTGGTCACGGCGGAGATGATCCCGGTCCCGAACAGGTACTTGCGCATGCGACCACGTTAGCCTGGAAGAACGCCTGCCGAGAGGAGCCGCGTGAGCGACCCGAAGTCCGAGGCCGACATGATCGTCGTGTCCAACCGCCTGCCCGTCGACCATGATCCGAGCGTCGAGGGTGGGTGGCGTCGTTCGCCGGGCGGCTTGGTCGCCGCTCTCGAACCGGTGCTGCAGCGCACCGGCGGGGCGTGGGTGGGCTGGCCCGGCACCGCCGACCTCGAGATCGATCCCTTCGAACTGGAGGGGATGTCGCTCGTGCCCGTCGCATTGTCCGCCGAGGACGTGGCGCTGTATTACGAGGGATTCTCCAACGACACGATCTGGCCGCTCTACCACGACGTGATCTCGCCGCCGGCCTACCACCGTGAATGGTGGGAAGCCTACGTCCGCGTCAACCGCCGTTTCGCCGAGGCGGTGGCGTCGACCGCCGCGGACGGCGCGGTCGTCTGGGTGCAGGACTATCAACTGCAGTTGGTGCCGCGGATGCTGCGCGAGCTGCGGCCCGACCTGGTGATCGGCTACTTCCACCACATTCCGTTCCCGGCATACGGCATCTATGCTCAGCTTCCCTGGCGCAAGCAGGTGCTGGAGGGACTTCTGGGGGCCGATGTCATCGGATTCCAGCGGGTGCAGGATGCCGGCAACTTCGCCACGGCCGTGCGCCGTCAACTGGGGTTCGAGACGAAGGCGGGTGCGATCCGGGTCCCCGAGCCCGACGGCGCGGTTCGCACCGCCGTCGCCAAGGCATACCCCATCTCGATCGACGCCGACCTGTACGACGAGCTGGCTCGCCGCCCGGAGGTGCAGGCCCGGGCCGCCGAGATTCGAGAGAGCCTCGGCAACCCGAAGACGATCCTCTTCGGCGTCGACCGTCTCGACTACACCAAAGGCATCGGTCACCGCCTGAAGGCGTATGGAGAGCTTCTCGAGGACCACCGCCTCGATGTCGAGGACGTCACGCTCGTGCAGGTCGCGAGCCCGAGCAGGGAGCGCGTCGCGGCCTACATGCAGCTGCGTGACGAGATCGAGCTCACGGTCGGCCGCATCAACGGCGACCACGACACCGTCGGGCATACGGCCATCCGCTACCTGCATCACTCGTATCCCCGGGAGGAGATGGTCGCGCTGTACCTCGCGGCGGATGTGATGCTCGTGACCGCCCTTCGCGACGGGATGAACCTGGTGGCGAAGGAGTATGTCGCCAGCCGCGTCGACGGACGCGGCGTGCTCGTACTCAGCGAGTTCACCGGCGCCGCCGACGAGATGTCGCAGGCGGTGAAGGTCAATCCTCACGACATCGAGGGACTGAAGGACGCCATCATGACGGCGATCGAGATGTCACCCTCCGAACAGGGGCGCCGCATGCGCGCCCTCCGCCGCCGCGTGCGCGACCACGACGTCGCCGACTGGTCGCGGCGTTTCCTCAGCGATCTCGACGCGGTGAGGGCGACGTCGTGAGCGTCGACGACGCTCTGGCACGCCTGGCGGTCACGGATCGTCTTCTGGTGGCCCTGGATTTCGACGGCACCCTGGCGCCGTTGATCGACGAGCCGATGGCGGCGCGCATGAGTGCCCCCGCGCGGGCCGCCGTCGACGCGCTCGCTCGCGTTCGCGCGACGACCGTCGCCCTCGTGTCCGGGCGCACGCTGCGCGATCTGCGGATCATCGCCGAGCACGACGATGACTCGCCTCTGCTGCTGGCGGGTTCGCACGGCGCGGAGCAATGGCCGCCGTCCGGCTCCGACGACGCGTCGACGGTCGACGTTGCGCTCCTGGCGCTGCGCGACCGGCTGCGCGCTCGAGCCGAGGCGATCGCGGCCGGCGTCCCGGGCGCCTGGATCGAGCCGAAGGAGTTCGGGTTCGCGCTGCACACGCGTCTCGCGACGGATTCTGCGGGCACACGCTCGGCGCACGATGGTATCGCTCGCCTCATGGAGGCCGAGGCGCCCACGTGGCGCCGTCGCGACGGGCACGACATCCTCGAGTACGCCTTCCGCACGGAGGGCAAAGACGGCGCGGTGGCGCGCCTGCGGGCGCAGACGGAAGCGACCGCGGTCCTGTTCGCGGGCGACGACGTCACCGATGAGGACGCCCTGCGCAGTCTCGAGCCCGGCGACGTCGGCGTGCGCGTCGGGCCGGGGGAGACGGCGGCACGTGTCCGTGTGGCCGGCATCCCCGAACTGGCGGCGTTGTTGACGCGTCTCGCGCACGATCGGGACACCCTGCGGGAATAGACTTCGAGGATGCCGGACAGCGATCCCACCATCGACATCAAGCCGCGCAGTCGTGTCGTCACGGACGGCATCGAGGCGACGACCTCCCGCGGCATGCTGCGTGCCGTCGGCATGGGCGATGAGGACTGGGACAAGCCCCAGATCGGCATCGCCTCCAGCTGGAACGAGATCACGCCGTGCAATCTGAGTCTGGACCGGCTCGCGCAAGGCGCCAAGGAGGGCGTCCACGCCGGCGGCGGGTACCCGCTGCAGTTCGGCACCATCTCCGTGTCCGACGGCATCTCCATGGGCCACGAGGGGATGCATTTCTCGCTGGTGTCCCGTGAGGTCATCGCCGACTCCGTGGAGACCGTGGTCATGGCCGAGCGGCTCGACGGCACCGTCCTGCTCGCCGGCTGCGACAAGTCGATCCCGGGCATGCTCATGGCCTCGGCGCGTCTCGATCTCTCCAGTGTGTTCCTCTATGCGGGTTCCATCGCGCCCGGCTGGGTGAAGCTCTCGGACGGCACGGAGAAGGACGTCACGATCATCGACTCCTTCGAGGCGGTGGGCGCGTGCCTTGCGGGGAAGATGAGCGAAGCGGACCTCAAGCGCATCGAGTGCGCGATCGCGCCCGGCGAGGGCGCGTGCGGCGGCATGTACACCGCGAACACGATGGCCTCCGTCGCCGAGGCGCTGGGGTTGAGCCTTCCCGGCTCCGCCGCACCGCCGTCGGCGGACCGTCGCCGCGACTACTACGCCCACCGCTCCGGCGAAGCGGTCGTGAACCTGCTGCGTCAGGGCATCACGACGCGCGACATCCTCACCAAAGAGGCGTTCGAGAACGCCATCGCACTGGCCATGGCCCTCGGCGGCTCGACCAACGTCGTGCTGCACCTGCTCGCCATCGCCCGCGAAGCCGAGGTGGAGCTCAGCCTGCACGACTTCAACCGCATCGGCGACAAGGTCCCGCATGTGGCGGACATGAAGCCGTTCGGGAAGTTCGTCATGAACGACGTCGACCGTCACGGCGGCATTCCCGTCATCATGAAAGCGATGCTCGACGAGGGGCTGCTGCACGGCGACGCCCTCACGGTCACCGGCAAGACCCTCGCGGAGAACCTCGCCGAGCTCGATCCCGACCCGATCGACGGCACCGTCATCCACACCTTCGACGACCCCATTCATGCCACGGGCGGCATCACGATCCTCCACGGCTCGCTGGCCCCGGAAGGGGCGGTCGTGAAGACCGCGGGCTTCGACGCGTCGGTGTTCGAGGGCCCTGCACGGGTGTTCGAGCGGGAGCGCGCCGCGATGGACGCCCTGGAGGCGGGCGAGATCGCCGCCGGCAGCGTCATCGTCATCCGCTACGAGGGCCCGAAGGGCGGCCCCGGCATGCGCGAGATGCTCGCCATCACGGCGGCGATCAAGGGCGCAGGGCTCGGAAAAGATGTACTACTCTTGACGGACGGCAGATTCTCAGGCGGCACAACCGGCCTGTGCATCGGCCACATAGCACCCGAAGCGGTGGACGCAGGTCCTATCGCCTTCGTGCGCGATGGTGATCTGATACGGGTCGATATCGCGGCTCGCACTCTCGACCTACTCGTCGACGACGCAGAGCTGAACTCCCGCCGTGACGGCTGGGAGCCGCTTCCCCCGCGCTACACCCGTGGCGTTCTGGCCAAGTACTCGAAACTCGTGCGCTCCGCAGCGGAGGGCGCGACGACCGGCTGAGGCCGTGACACCAGGGCGGGAAGCCGCCCTCACACGCATCTGACACCCGAGGTACCACTATGTCTCTCGACACCGCGGCCGTGCCGCGACCACCTGCCCGCGGAGCTGCCGCTCCTGTGATGACCGGCGCCCAGGCCGTCGTCCGATCCCTGGACATGCTCGGGGTCACGGACGTCTTCGGTCTGCCCGGCGGCGCCATCATGCCGGTGTATGACCCCCTGATGGACGATGAGGCGGTGCGCCACATCCTCGTCCGTCACGAGCAGGGCGCCGGCCACGCGGCGGAGGGATATGCCGCCGCATCCGGACGCACGGGCGTGGCGATCGCGACGTCCGGTCCGGGCGCGACCAACCTGGTCACCGCCATCGCCGACGCCTACATGGATTCGGTCCCGCTGGTCTGCCTCACCGGCCAGGTGTTCAGCCACCTCATGGGCACCGACGCCTTCCAGGAGGCGGACATCGTCGGCATCACCATGCCGATCACGAAGCACTCGTTCCTGGTCAAGACAGCCGAGGAGATTCCCGCCGCGATCGCGGCGGCGTTCGAGATCGCCTCGACGGGCCGGCCCGGACCCGTCCTCGTCGACATCACGAAGGATGCGCAGCAGGCCTCGGCACCGTTCGTGTGGCCCCCGAAGATCGAGCTGCCCGGATATCGCCCCGTGACGAAGGCCCACGGCAAGCAGATCCAGGCGGCGGCGCAGTTGATCGCGCATGCGAAGAAGCCCGTGCTGTACGTCGGTGGCGGCGTCATCCGCGCCCGTGCCGCGGCGGAGCTGCGCGTGTTCGCCGAAGCGACCGGCGCCCCCGTCGTCACGACGCTGATGGCGCGCGGAGCGTTCCCCGACTCGCACCCGCAGAACCTCGGCATGCCCGGGATGCACGGCACGGTGCCCGCGGTGCTCGCCCTGCAGGAGTCCGATCTGATCGTCGCCCTGGGCGCGCGCTTCGACGACCGCGTCACCGGAAAGGCCGACGAGTTCGCGCCGAACGCGCAGGTCGTCCACGTCGACATCGACCCGGCGGAGATCTCGAAGATCCGCACGGCCGACGTGCCGATCGTGGGGGATCTGAAGGAGGTGCTCGTCGACCTGGATGCCGCCTTCCAGAGCGCCCGCGCCGATCACACGCCCGACATCGCCGAGTGGTGGTCGTACCTGGATGGTCTGGTCACCGAGTTCCCGCTGGGCTACGCCGAGCCGGAGGACGGCCTCCTTGCTCCGCAGTACGTCATCAAGCGCATCGGCGAGCTCACCGGGCCCGAGGCCGTCTACGCCGCCGGCGTCGGACAGCATCAGATGTGGGCGGCGCAGTTCATCGGCTACGAGCGCCCCAACGCGTGGCTCAACTCCGGCGGTGCCGGAACGATGGGCTACTCGGTACCGGCCGCGATGGGCGCCAAGGTCGCCGAGCCCGACCGCGTCGTGTGGGCGATCGACGGCGACGGCTGCTTCCAGATGACGAATCAGGAACTGGCCACGTGCGTGCTGAACGACATCCCGATCAAGGTCGCGATCATCAACAACTCGAGCCTCGGCATGGTGCGCCAGTGGCAGACGCTGTTCTTCGCGGGACGTCACTCCAACACCGATCTCAACACGGGTCACGGGACAGTGCGCGTGCCCGATTTCGTGAAGCTCGCGGAGGCCTATGGCTGCCTCGGCATCCGTGTGGAGAAGCTCGAAGAGGTGGATGCCGCCATCACGCTGGCACTCGAGACGAACGATCGACCGGTCGTGATCGACTTCGTCGTGTCGGCCGACGCGATGGTGTGGCCGATGGTCCCGCAGGGCGTCAGCAACAGCTTCGTCCAGTACGCCCGCGATCATGCGCCCAGCTTCGACGGGGAGGACTGAGATGAGCCGTCATGTCCTGAGTCTTCTGGTCGAGAACAAGCCGGGTCTGCTGACCCGGGTGGCCGGCCTGTTCGCCCGCCGCGGCTTCAACATCGAGTCGCTCGCGGTGGGCGTCACCGAGGTGCCCGGCCTGTCGCGCATCACGGTCGTCGTCGACGTCGAGGAGCTCCCGCTGGAGCAGGTGACCAAGCAGCTGAACAAGCTGATCAACGTCATCAAGATCGTCGAACTGGAGCCGGCGGCGTCCGTACAGCGCGATCACATGCTGATCAAGGTGCGCGCCGACAACCAGACGCGCTCCAACGTGATCGAGGTCGTGAACCTCTTCCGTGCGTCCGTGGTCGACTATGCGACGGACGCCCTCGTCGTCGAGGTCACGGGTGATCGCGGCAAGATCGACGCCATCCTTCGCGCCCTCGAGCCGTTCGGCATCAAGGAGCTCGCCCAGTCGGGCCTGTTGGCCATCGGCCGCGGCGGCAAGTCCATCACCGAACGCGTCCTGCGCGGCTGATTCCCTCACGGGCGCCTCGACTCGCTGCGCCCGCTCAATGACCGGAAAGAAATCAAGGAGAAACACACACCATGGCTGAGATCTTCTACGACTCCGACGCCGACCTGTCCGTCATCCAGAACAAGAAGGTCGCGATCGTCGGCTACGGCTCGCAGGGACACGCGCACGCGCAGAACCTCCGCGACTCGGGCGTCGAGGTCGTCATCGCGCTCAAGGACGGCTCGAAGTCGATCGCGAAGGCCCAGGAGGACGGCTTCGAGGTGAAGAACGTCGCCGATGCCACCGCATGGGCCGACCTGATCATGATCCTCGCGCCCGACCAGCACCAGCGCGGCATCTACAGCGAGAGCATCCTGCCGAACCTGTCGGCCGGCAAGACCCTGGCCTTCGCCCACGGCTTCAACATCCGCTTCGGCTACATCGACGCCCCCGAGGGTGTCGACGTGATCCTCGTCGCCCCGAAGGCGCCGGGGCACACCGTGCGTCGCGAGTTCGTCGCCGGCCGCGGCATCCCGGACATCATCGCCGTCGAGCGCGACGCCTCTGGCCACGCCTGGGAGACCGCGCTGTCGTACGCGAAGGCGATCGGCGGCACGCGCGCCGGCGTCATCAAGACCACGTTCACCGAAGAGACCGAGACCGACCTGTTCGGTGAGCAGGCCGTGCTCTGCGGTGGCGTGTCCCAGCTCGTCCAGTACGGCTTCGAGACGCTGACCGAGGCCGGCTACCAGCCGCAGATCGCGTACTTCGAGGTGCTGCACGAGCTCAAGCTCATCGTCGACCTCATGTGGGAGGGCGGAATCGCCAAGCAGCGCTGGTCGGTTTCCGACACCGCCGAGTACGGCGACTACGTCTCGGGCCCGCGTGTCATCGACCCGCGCGTCAAGGAGAACATGCAGGGCGTTCTGGCCGACATCCAGTCCGGCGCTTTCGCCGAGCGCTTCATCGGCGACCAGGACGCCGGTGCGCCCGAGTTCCAGGAGCTGCGTGCGAAGGCCGCCGCCCACCCGATCGAGGCCGTGGGCAAGGACCTGCGCGCCCTGTTCGCGTGGAAGCAGCAGGACGCCGACTACACCGAGGGCTCCGCCGCGCGCTGACCTCGTCCAGACCTCGGCACACCCGCCGAGAAGGCTTGCGAAAGCCACACCGGCCCGGCCCCCACACAAGGGGGCCGGGCCTTTCGCTTGCTAGCGTGACAGGATGACCGTCGCGTTGGAGATCGCCGTTCAGGATGTCGCGGGCGCCCGCGCCGCCATCGACGCAGGAGCGGACCGGCTCGAGCTCTGCCAGGCGCTGGCTGTCGGTGGGCTCACGCCGTCGATCGCGCTGGTGGAGATGACGGTCGCCGCTGTCGGCGGGGAACGCGTGAACGTGCTCGTGCGTCCCCGCGCGGGAGGATTCGTCTACGACGACGACGAGATCGCCCTCGTCGCCGCCGACATCCACGCGGTGATGGCCGCCGGGGCCGCGGGTGTCGTCGTCGGCGCACTGACTCGCGACGGGCACGTGGACGCGGCGGCGCTGCGCAGGTGGAGAGACGCCGCCGGCGACGGCACGCTCGTCTTCCACCGGGCGATCGACGCGGCAGACTCGCCGCTCGCCGTTCTCGATGGGCTCGCCGCGGCCGGTGTCGACCGTGTGCTGAGCTCGGGCGGGGCCGCGCGATCGGTCGACGGCACGGAGGTGCTGCGACGTCTGGTCTCGGCGGGCACCGGTGTCGAGATCATGGCCGGCGGCGGCATCCGCGTGGGCGACATCGCGCGTATCGCGGACGCGGGCGTCGACGCCGTGCATCTGTCCGCCCGGGCCGTCACCGGTCTCGACGTCCCGTCGGGGCCCGGGGGAGGAACGGGCGGCCACGACGTCACCGACCCGGTCGTGGTGGCGGCAGCTGCGGCCGCGGTGCGCAGTACGCTTTCGGAGTGAGCACGCCACGTGATGACGACGCCCTGACCTGGGACGGCGACGACGATCCCACTCTCGACGTGGGACACCGTCCCACCGTCGAGTCGACGCCCGAGCCGGCGCCCGAGCCGGAACCGGCCGTGCTTCCCGACGGATTCACCGCCGTCGGCAAGGGCAGCGCCACCGTCGGCCACATCGACGCGGACGGCACCGTCACGATGCCCGATGAGCCGACGCAGATGTCGAACGCGATGCTCGTGACGCTCGGCATCCTCGCCGGTGCCTACCTGCTCTTCACGATCGGCTGGATCATCGGCGGCCTGCGTCTGCAGGGCACGGCGGAGTTCCTGGTCAGCCCGGTGGGATACGCGGCGGCCCTGTGGCTG
The sequence above is a segment of the Microbacterium sp. PM5 genome. Coding sequences within it:
- the ilvN gene encoding acetolactate synthase small subunit; its protein translation is MSRHVLSLLVENKPGLLTRVAGLFARRGFNIESLAVGVTEVPGLSRITVVVDVEELPLEQVTKQLNKLINVIKIVELEPAASVQRDHMLIKVRADNQTRSNVIEVVNLFRASVVDYATDALVVEVTGDRGKIDAILRALEPFGIKELAQSGLLAIGRGGKSITERVLRG
- the ilvC gene encoding ketol-acid reductoisomerase, with the protein product MAEIFYDSDADLSVIQNKKVAIVGYGSQGHAHAQNLRDSGVEVVIALKDGSKSIAKAQEDGFEVKNVADATAWADLIMILAPDQHQRGIYSESILPNLSAGKTLAFAHGFNIRFGYIDAPEGVDVILVAPKAPGHTVRREFVAGRGIPDIIAVERDASGHAWETALSYAKAIGGTRAGVIKTTFTEETETDLFGEQAVLCGGVSQLVQYGFETLTEAGYQPQIAYFEVLHELKLIVDLMWEGGIAKQRWSVSDTAEYGDYVSGPRVIDPRVKENMQGVLADIQSGAFAERFIGDQDAGAPEFQELRAKAAAHPIEAVGKDLRALFAWKQQDADYTEGSAAR
- a CDS encoding copper homeostasis protein CutC; this encodes MTVALEIAVQDVAGARAAIDAGADRLELCQALAVGGLTPSIALVEMTVAAVGGERVNVLVRPRAGGFVYDDDEIALVAADIHAVMAAGAAGVVVGALTRDGHVDAAALRRWRDAAGDGTLVFHRAIDAADSPLAVLDGLAAAGVDRVLSSGGAARSVDGTEVLRRLVSAGTGVEIMAGGGIRVGDIARIADAGVDAVHLSARAVTGLDVPSGPGGGTGGHDVTDPVVVAAAAAAVRSTLSE
- a CDS encoding DNA polymerase III subunit gamma/tau, whose product is MSTPRDDDALTWDGDDDPTLDVGHRPTVESTPEPAPEPEPAVLPDGFTAVGKGSATVGHIDADGTVTMPDEPTQMSNAMLVTLGILAGAYLLFTIGWIIGGLRLQGTAEFLVSPVGYAAALWLAVAAAPVWFLTVFVLTRAAKAWVRVLLLVGGLALLVPWPFILVGAVGR